One Blastocatellia bacterium genomic window carries:
- a CDS encoding ROK family transcriptional regulator → METKQFIIFSNKVMGEHGYNSATPANHGLLKRLNMLALLELVRASGRTSRAELVRRSGLSPPAVSTLVAKLVRAGLLIEEGTGESRGGRPPVLLRFNARFGYVLGADLGGTRVRVALADLNGDFLAQLEEPTRKAPPHARTVVEQIVRLSRQLVQTMGLRWRQVKGMAIGAPGITDVESGVVRHAPNLPGWRDVPLRKLLEEALRLPVHVDNDVNMAVLGEHWRGVAQGRQNVVFIAIGAGIGAGLLINGMLYRGATHAAGEVGYMLLDPKALWQEFRELGFLELRASGPALTARARREMKRPRLSDARAIFEAARQGDAAAQRVVEEAIEYLGTAVANLATVLDPEMIVLGGGVSLAGEMLLEPIRAALERTVPAKPVVVASALRDQAQLYGAVFSALQLVERQLADLVARL, encoded by the coding sequence ATGGAGACGAAACAGTTTATTATCTTCTCGAACAAAGTCATGGGCGAGCATGGATACAATTCGGCGACTCCGGCCAATCACGGGCTCCTCAAGCGGTTGAACATGCTGGCGTTGTTGGAGCTCGTGCGGGCCTCTGGGAGGACCTCGCGGGCGGAGCTGGTGCGTCGTTCGGGCTTGAGTCCCCCGGCTGTCTCCACGTTGGTGGCGAAGCTCGTGCGCGCTGGATTGCTCATCGAAGAAGGCACAGGCGAATCTCGCGGTGGACGACCGCCGGTGCTCTTGCGCTTCAACGCGCGCTTCGGATACGTGCTCGGCGCGGACCTGGGAGGGACGCGCGTGCGCGTCGCTTTAGCGGATCTCAACGGCGATTTCCTTGCGCAATTGGAAGAGCCGACGCGAAAGGCACCTCCTCATGCGCGCACTGTCGTAGAGCAAATCGTCCGACTCAGCCGCCAGCTCGTCCAGACGATGGGTTTGCGATGGCGCCAGGTGAAGGGAATGGCCATCGGCGCTCCCGGCATCACCGATGTCGAGAGCGGTGTCGTCCGCCATGCCCCGAATCTCCCGGGTTGGCGCGACGTCCCCTTGCGCAAACTCCTAGAGGAAGCGCTGCGCCTTCCCGTTCATGTGGACAATGACGTGAACATGGCCGTCCTGGGCGAACACTGGCGCGGAGTCGCGCAAGGACGCCAGAACGTCGTCTTCATCGCCATCGGCGCGGGGATCGGGGCGGGCTTGCTCATCAATGGGATGCTCTATCGCGGCGCCACGCATGCAGCCGGAGAAGTCGGCTACATGCTCTTAGACCCGAAGGCATTGTGGCAGGAATTCCGCGAATTGGGATTCTTGGAACTACGCGCGTCTGGGCCCGCTCTGACCGCTCGTGCCCGTCGGGAGATGAAGCGCCCACGTCTGTCGGACGCTCGGGCGATCTTCGAGGCTGCCCGTCAGGGCGATGCGGCCGCTCAGCGCGTGGTAGAAGAAGCCATCGAGTACCTCGGCACAGCCGTCGCCAATCTAGCCACGGTGCTCGATCCAGAGATGATTGTGCTCGGTGGGGGGGTGAGCTTAGCCGGGGAGATGCTCCTCGAACCCATTCGAGCGGCTCTCGAACGAACGGTTCCGGCCAAACCGGTTGTCGTCGCCTCGGCGTTGAGAGATCAGGCGCAACTCTATGGCGCCGTCTTCTCAGCTCTTCAACTCGTCGAGCGACAACTCGCCGATTTGGTCGCGCGACTTTAA